In Erigeron canadensis isolate Cc75 chromosome 1, C_canadensis_v1, whole genome shotgun sequence, a single window of DNA contains:
- the LOC122584946 gene encoding U11/U12 small nuclear ribonucleoprotein 25 kDa protein isoform X1 → MSEPTLSGVKEDDNLALEYNTNNVKKAKLNSTLSALLDDPVLADVPKKPTLSDVDTLISLELGSAMRVSVIKLDGTSFDVAVMNSATVKDLKIAVKKKVNEMEQSKMGHRQISWKHVWRNFCLSHQNEKLLNDDAILLDLGVRNHSQVHFIPYVISRASKRHSRRKKHRFFHGLNRRE, encoded by the exons ATGAGCGAACCAACATTGAGCGGTGTCAAAGAGGATGACAATTTGGCCCTGGAGTACAACACTAATAATGTCAAAAAGGCAAAGCTAAATTCTACACTATCTGCACTCCTTGATGATCCGGTACTTGCTGATGTACCCAAAAAGCCTACTTTATCAGACGTTGACACCCTAATCAGCCTGGAACTTGGCAGTGCTATGCGTGTTTCTGTAATCAAGTTGGACGGCACATCTTTTG ATGTTGCAGTGATGAATTCTGCAACAGTCAAGGATTTAAAAATAGCTGTCAAGAAAAAAGTCAATGAAATGGAGCAGTCAAAGATGGGTCATCGCCAAATTTCTTG GAAACATGTATGGCGGAATTTCTGCCTCTCACACCAAAACGAAAAGCTTCTTAATGATGATGCAATTCTTCTAGATCTTGGGGTACGTAATCACTCTCAG GTGCATTTTATTCCATATGTCATATCAAGGGCTTCAAAGCGGCACTCACgaagaaaaaaacatagatTTTTTCATGGTCTTAACAGAAGGGAATGA
- the LOC122584946 gene encoding U11/U12 small nuclear ribonucleoprotein 25 kDa protein isoform X2 has translation MSEPTLSGVKEDDNLALEYNTNNVKKAKLNSTLSALLDDPVLADVPKKPTLSDVDTLISLELGSAMRVSVIKLDGTSFDVAVMNSATVKDLKIAVKKKVNEMEQSKMGHRQISWKHVWRNFCLSHQNEKLLNDDAILLDLGVRNHSQPLQLQYSSCRCAGS, from the exons ATGAGCGAACCAACATTGAGCGGTGTCAAAGAGGATGACAATTTGGCCCTGGAGTACAACACTAATAATGTCAAAAAGGCAAAGCTAAATTCTACACTATCTGCACTCCTTGATGATCCGGTACTTGCTGATGTACCCAAAAAGCCTACTTTATCAGACGTTGACACCCTAATCAGCCTGGAACTTGGCAGTGCTATGCGTGTTTCTGTAATCAAGTTGGACGGCACATCTTTTG ATGTTGCAGTGATGAATTCTGCAACAGTCAAGGATTTAAAAATAGCTGTCAAGAAAAAAGTCAATGAAATGGAGCAGTCAAAGATGGGTCATCGCCAAATTTCTTG GAAACATGTATGGCGGAATTTCTGCCTCTCACACCAAAACGAAAAGCTTCTTAATGATGATGCAATTCTTCTAGATCTTGGGGTACGTAATCACTCTCAG CCTCTCCAACTCCAATACTCCAGCTGCAGATGTGCCGGTTCGTAG
- the LOC122580192 gene encoding zinc finger protein VAR3, chloroplastic — protein sequence MSAAAATKFFTLFETNTAVCAAVNLHPFRPLRFPIKLLSSYTPLHFRRFSSSTASSVIDEDFTAAAVVDSPQHPWPEWVTFVDRLKAKGYINSGVSGNDVGVYKDMTVLKEACLSFGRDRFDLFNSLSMQDIQNLVEKGCPNINRKTVNSGKRLRAHLQLDEGDACGACVLRGSCDRAYVLLKDIESGARTVDIVRILLNYALDPVVVSSKKLTGQELIEASARKLLLELTELGDTKINPGLQKPAAVVARKVKPYEYVQTDPSNNVEMMRGDWMCPKCNFLNFSRNKKCRECNEDGPLKSGIEEVEMKKGDWNCPQCNFMNFARNIRCLKCKTEGPKRVGANDTEMKKGDWNCPQCQFMNFASNTKCLRCRGERPKRKLNAGEWECPSCDFFNYNGNVVCRKCSCERPKDVKEKYEEQMWRKPLTSKY from the exons AtgtcagcagcagcagcaacaaaaTTCTTCACTCTCTTTGAAACCAACACCGCCGTCTGCGCCGCCGTTAACCTCCACCCATTCCGTCCACTTCGTTTCCCCATCAAGCTTCTTTCTTCCTATACCCCACTTCACTTCCGCCGCTTTTCATCATCAACTGCTTCATCAGTAATAGATGAAGACTTTACAGCCGCCGCCGTTGTTGACTCTCCACAACATCCGTGGCCGGAATGGGTGACTTTCGTTGACCGTTTGAAAGCGAAAGGCTATATTAATTCTGGTGTTAGTGGGAATGATGTTGGTGTTTATAAAGATATGACTGTTTTGAAAGAAGCTTGTCTTAGTTTCGGCCGTGATCGTTTCGATTTATTTAA TTCATTATCTATGCAAGATATTCAAAATCTTGTCGAGAAGGGATGTCCTAATATAAACCGAAAGACTGTTAATTCAGGGAAACGGTTGAGAGCACATCTACAGCTGGATGAAGGAGAT GCATGTGGTGCTTGCGTCCTGCGAGGATCATGTGATAGGGCGTATGTGTTACTAAAAGACATCGAGTCGGGTGCTCGAACTGTAGATATTGTGCGGATCTTGTTGAACTATGCACTTGACCCTGTTGTTGTTTCGAGCAAGAAGCTTACAGGGCAAGAACTTATCGAAGCATCTGCAAGGAAGTTGCTTTTGGAGTTGACTGAGCTTGGTGACACAAAAATTAACCCTGGACTGCAAAAACCAGCTGCAGTAGTTGCTCGGAAAGTGAAACCATATGAATATGTGCAAACTGATCCATCTAATAATGTTGAAATGATGAGAGGAGATTGGATGTGTCCCAA GTGCAATTTCTTGAATTTTTCTAGGAATAAGAAGTGTCGTGAATGCAATGAAGACGGTCCTTTAAAATCTGGAATAGAAGAAGTTGAAATGAAGAAAGGCGACTGGAATTGTCCCCA GTGCAATTTTATGAATTTCGCCAGAAACATTCGGTGCCTTAAATGCAAAACAGAAGGGCCTAAGAGGGTTGGAGCTAATGATACCGAGATGAAGAAAGGAGACTGGAACTGCCCACA GTGTCAATTTATGAATTTTGCCAGCAACACAAAGTGTTTACGTTGCCGAGGGGAGCGTCCCAAAAGGAAGCTAAATGCTGGAGAGTGGGAGTGCCCCTC GTGTGATTTCTTCAACTATAATGGAAACGTTGTTTGTCGGAAGTGCAGCTGTGAGCGGCCCAAAgatgtaaaagaaaaatatgaagagcAAATGTGGAGGAAGCCGTTAACATCAAAGTACTAA